In Verrucomicrobiota bacterium, one DNA window encodes the following:
- a CDS encoding ribonuclease D: MKNRLSRDWPLGLCSAVIDNAPKLAALIHRIQSAEWIALDTEADSLHAYPEKLCLMQISLPGENAIIDSLAKVDLTPLLDALQDRELILHGADYDLRLLWKSFRFRPSAIFDTMWAARLLGYEEFGLVHLAAKALEIQLEKGPQKMNWARRPLSERMEQYARNDTRYLRPLAETLSSHLEKLGRLSWLREVCARVVQECAQDRILDPDEVWRVKGSDRLSRRGLAILRELWHWREREAIEKNRPPYFILSHEKLTALAAEASENRPVSELVPVAFSPVRQARMMEALERGLHCPASAHPKHRRGYGRRLTQTEQSRFEEFKRRRDERAAQLNIDPSLIASRSALVALALDGDGRTGDLMAWQLDLLRD, from the coding sequence ATGAAGAATCGTCTTTCGCGTGATTGGCCCTTGGGTTTATGTAGCGCCGTGATCGATAATGCTCCAAAGCTCGCGGCTCTCATCCACCGCATTCAGTCGGCGGAATGGATCGCTCTCGATACGGAGGCGGACAGTTTGCACGCGTATCCGGAGAAACTTTGCCTGATGCAGATCAGCTTGCCGGGAGAAAACGCGATCATCGATTCGCTGGCCAAAGTCGATCTGACTCCGCTCCTGGACGCCTTGCAAGACCGTGAATTGATTCTCCATGGCGCGGATTACGATCTGCGCCTTTTGTGGAAGAGCTTTCGATTTCGTCCGAGCGCGATCTTCGACACGATGTGGGCCGCGCGCTTGCTCGGCTATGAGGAATTCGGGTTGGTGCATCTGGCCGCGAAGGCGCTGGAGATCCAGTTGGAGAAGGGGCCTCAAAAAATGAACTGGGCCCGGCGTCCCCTGTCCGAGCGCATGGAACAATACGCGCGCAACGACACGCGCTACCTCCGTCCTTTGGCGGAAACGCTGTCCAGTCATCTGGAAAAACTTGGACGCCTGTCCTGGCTCCGCGAAGTCTGCGCGCGGGTCGTTCAGGAATGCGCGCAGGATCGAATCCTGGATCCGGACGAGGTTTGGCGCGTGAAAGGCAGCGATCGGCTCAGCCGGCGGGGCCTGGCCATTCTGCGCGAGCTCTGGCATTGGCGGGAACGGGAAGCGATCGAAAAGAACAGGCCGCCGTACTTTATTCTGAGCCACGAAAAACTGACCGCCCTCGCCGCCGAGGCGTCCGAAAACCGGCCCGTGTCGGAACTCGTCCCCGTCGCTTTCTCGCCCGTGCGCCAGGCGAGAATGATGGAAGCGCTGGAGCGCGGCCTGCATTGTCCGGCCTCGGCGCACCCCAAACATCGGCGCGGCTACGGACGCCGCCTCACCCAGACAGAGCAGAGCCGGTTTGAGGAATTCAAGCGGCGGCGAGATGAGCGCGCCGCGCAATTGAACATCGATCCCAGCTTGATCGCCAGCCGGTCCGCGCTGGTGGCGCTGGCCCTGGACGGGGACGGACGAACCGGCGACTTGATGGCCTGGCAACTCGATCTCTTGCGAGACTAA